Proteins encoded by one window of Arachis hypogaea cultivar Tifrunner chromosome 1, arahy.Tifrunner.gnm2.J5K5, whole genome shotgun sequence:
- the LOC112792520 gene encoding SAGA-associated factor 11 isoform X1 → MSAPNEENLSSHSQLSSHFFADLLDSIIVDVASECHRVARLGLDSNLEEEDEELKLSAQARVRVADPSNSNEANGKYVVDIFGQSHPSVASEIFECMNCGRSIMAGRFAPHLEKCMGKGRKARLKVTRSSTAAAAQNNRYSRGGPVSTYSPYSNHSSNNSMNRLPNGTSNFAGEEHSNGTFEP, encoded by the exons ATGTCAGCTCCTAACGAGGAAAACTTGTCGTCACATTCCCAG CTCTCATCTCATTTCTTCGCGgatctccttgattccattatagTCGATGTAGCATCAGAGTGTCACAGAGTAGCAAGGTTGGGCCTTGATTCTaatttggaagaagaagatgaagaattgaAGTTGTCTGCACAAGCTAGGGTAAGGGTTGCCGATCCTAGCAATAGTAATGAAGCAAATGGCAAGTATGTGGTTGACATATTCGGACAAAGTCATCCTTCCGTGGCAAGTGAAATATTCGAATGCATGAATTGCGGCCGATCTATCATGGCCGGAAGGTTCGCCCCTCATTTGGAGAAGTGCATGGGGAAG GGTAGGAAGGCTCGTCTCAAAGTAACAAGAAGCAGCACGGCCGCTGCCGCGCAGAACAACCGGTACTCCCGAGGCGGTCCTGTTTCTACATACTCACCATATTCAAATCACTCTAGCAATAACAGCATGAACCGGTTGCCAAATGGAACCTCCAATTTTGCAGGTGAGGAGCACTCAAATGGGACATTCGAGCCGTGA
- the LOC112792520 gene encoding SAGA-associated factor 11 isoform X2, translating into MSAPNEENLSSHSQLSSHFFADLLDSIIVDVASECHRVARLGLDSNLEEEDEELKLSAQARVRVADPSNSNEANGKYVVDIFGQSHPSVASEIFECMNCGRSIMAGRFAPHLEKCMGKGRKARLKVTRSSTAAAAQNNR; encoded by the exons ATGTCAGCTCCTAACGAGGAAAACTTGTCGTCACATTCCCAG CTCTCATCTCATTTCTTCGCGgatctccttgattccattatagTCGATGTAGCATCAGAGTGTCACAGAGTAGCAAGGTTGGGCCTTGATTCTaatttggaagaagaagatgaagaattgaAGTTGTCTGCACAAGCTAGGGTAAGGGTTGCCGATCCTAGCAATAGTAATGAAGCAAATGGCAAGTATGTGGTTGACATATTCGGACAAAGTCATCCTTCCGTGGCAAGTGAAATATTCGAATGCATGAATTGCGGCCGATCTATCATGGCCGGAAGGTTCGCCCCTCATTTGGAGAAGTGCATGGGGAAG GGTAGGAAGGCTCGTCTCAAAGTAACAAGAAGCAGCACGGCCGCTGCCGCGCAGAACAACCG GTGA